The following proteins are encoded in a genomic region of Acetobacter oryzoeni:
- the treF gene encoding alpha,alpha-trehalase TreF, with protein MPCFTGSLYKRTLPVCSVALLALLTAAPMAYAQDTPAAADAEGAQPLLSLAPLPPGSVQPEAPKPEGPKAPEVMAKSKTEAPAMVEQDIRPPSIAFDGLFAAIHQTRMFTDPKVVSDIVPDRSPTDLVALWKQEKDKPGFNLKDFVTDHFTIPALRSAAYTRKPDESVRDYISGMWDVLTRDPDVAMSWSTLLPLPYKYIVPGGRFAEIYYWDSYFTMIGLYEDDHVDLMRDMVRDIASLINTYGHMPNGNRTYYLSRSGLPFFSLMLDLLASHDGQIAYTSFLPELQKEYDYWTLGAANLPPGMARHHVVRLPDGTLMFRHWDTRSAPRDESWPQDMATAQETSRPSGEVWRDLRAAAESGWDFSSRWLADGKTLTTIQTTSLLTIELNCLMVHLDQTLSHAYALNGQEDKAAYYAQQAEILRSGINRFLWNEKQGAYFDYNWRTGRQTDILSIATSMPLFLHQASVNQADAVAETLKTRLLHVGGLTATEHPTGQQWDAPNGWAPLEWMAVKGLEQYGHHEFAADIARRWMARVIGTFERSGVLLEKYDVSATEISPTGGKGGGEYPMQIGFGWTNGTLVGFMNRYPQNTRQVLDNNPLADQPSQQPLPPIDAWDAKGPEIPVEERSPLRGVPLSSLNMEQFNKDDDGDDDDAPAQEAPHSAPSSDKPVQHTDQPEKPDNQ; from the coding sequence TGCGCAGGATACGCCTGCCGCTGCAGATGCTGAAGGTGCGCAACCATTGCTCAGTCTGGCGCCTTTACCGCCGGGGAGCGTGCAGCCAGAAGCCCCAAAGCCGGAGGGGCCGAAAGCGCCAGAAGTTATGGCCAAAAGCAAGACTGAAGCGCCAGCAATGGTGGAACAGGATATCCGCCCGCCATCTATTGCGTTTGATGGGCTTTTTGCGGCCATCCATCAAACACGCATGTTTACAGACCCCAAAGTGGTTTCAGACATTGTGCCCGATCGCTCACCTACAGATCTGGTGGCACTCTGGAAGCAGGAAAAAGATAAGCCGGGCTTTAACCTCAAAGACTTTGTAACAGACCATTTTACCATCCCAGCCCTGCGCTCTGCCGCCTATACGCGCAAGCCCGATGAAAGCGTGCGTGATTATATTTCCGGCATGTGGGATGTGCTTACACGAGACCCGGACGTGGCCATGTCATGGTCTACCCTGCTGCCTCTGCCCTATAAATATATTGTTCCGGGCGGACGGTTTGCAGAGATTTATTACTGGGACAGCTACTTCACCATGATCGGCCTGTATGAGGATGATCATGTGGACCTCATGCGTGATATGGTGCGCGATATTGCATCGCTTATTAACACGTACGGGCATATGCCCAACGGCAACCGCACCTATTACCTCAGCCGTTCTGGCCTACCATTCTTTTCCCTCATGCTGGATTTGCTAGCCAGCCACGATGGGCAAATTGCCTATACCTCCTTCCTGCCAGAATTGCAGAAGGAATATGATTACTGGACATTAGGTGCCGCCAATCTGCCGCCGGGTATGGCACGCCACCATGTAGTGCGCCTGCCAGATGGCACCCTGATGTTCCGTCATTGGGATACACGCAGCGCCCCGCGTGATGAAAGCTGGCCGCAGGATATGGCCACAGCGCAGGAAACAAGCCGCCCTTCTGGCGAAGTCTGGCGTGATTTGCGTGCTGCGGCAGAAAGCGGGTGGGATTTTTCATCGCGCTGGCTGGCTGATGGCAAAACGCTTACAACAATCCAGACCACATCGTTGCTGACTATTGAGCTGAACTGTCTGATGGTGCATCTGGATCAGACGCTCTCTCATGCGTACGCACTGAATGGTCAGGAAGATAAGGCGGCCTACTACGCGCAGCAGGCAGAAATTTTGCGCTCTGGCATCAACCGGTTTTTATGGAACGAAAAACAGGGTGCCTATTTTGATTATAACTGGCGCACCGGGCGGCAGACGGACATTCTTTCCATTGCGACGTCCATGCCGCTGTTCCTGCATCAGGCCAGTGTAAACCAGGCTGATGCGGTGGCCGAAACGCTTAAAACGCGCTTGCTGCATGTGGGCGGCCTAACAGCAACCGAGCACCCAACAGGCCAACAGTGGGATGCCCCCAATGGCTGGGCGCCGTTGGAATGGATGGCCGTTAAAGGGTTGGAACAATACGGGCATCATGAATTTGCGGCTGATATTGCACGCCGCTGGATGGCCCGCGTGATTGGCACCTTTGAACGCAGCGGTGTGTTGCTGGAAAAATACGATGTTTCTGCCACCGAAATCAGCCCAACAGGCGGTAAAGGTGGTGGGGAATACCCCATGCAGATTGGCTTTGGTTGGACGAACGGCACCTTGGTGGGCTTTATGAACCGCTACCCGCAAAATACGCGGCAGGTGTTGGATAACAACCCGCTGGCGGATCAGCCTTCTCAGCAGCCCCTACCCCCGATTGATGCGTGGGATGCCAAAGGCCCGGAAATTCCGGTGGAAGAGCGCTCTCCTTTGCGCGGTGTGCCGCTATCATCCCTCAATATGGAGCAATTCAACAAGGATGATGATGGTGATGATGACGATGCGCCTGCGCAGGAAGCCCCGCACAGTGCGCCATCATCAGATAAACCGGTCCAGCATACTGATCAGCCAGAAAAACCAGACAATCAGTAA
- a CDS encoding S-(hydroxymethyl)glutathione dehydrogenase/class III alcohol dehydrogenase: MKSRAAVAFKPGQPLEIVEIDVAPPQAGEVLVKILNTGVCHTDAFTLSGQDPEGLFPVVLGHEGAGIVMEVGEGVTSVKPGDHVIPLYTAECGKCEFCTSGKTNLCIAVRATQGKGVMPDGTSRFSYKGQPLYHYMGCSTFSEYTVVAEVSLAKINPKSNPEHVCLLGCGVTTGIGAVHNTAKVQEGDSVAVFGLGGIGLAVIQGARQAKAGRIFAIDTNPDKFELAKAFGATDFINPKDYEAPIQQVIIEMTGWGVDHSFECIGNVEVMRAALECAHRGWGQSVVIGVAGAGQEISTRPFQLVTGRTWKGTAFGGVKGRTQLPGMVEDAMAGKIELAPFVTHTMPLEDINTAFDLMHEGKSIRSVIHYTP, translated from the coding sequence ATGAAATCACGCGCCGCAGTTGCATTCAAACCGGGCCAGCCTCTGGAAATTGTTGAAATTGACGTAGCCCCCCCACAGGCGGGGGAAGTTCTGGTTAAAATCCTGAACACTGGCGTTTGCCATACAGATGCCTTCACTCTTTCTGGCCAAGATCCGGAAGGGCTTTTTCCCGTTGTGCTGGGGCATGAAGGCGCAGGCATTGTAATGGAAGTGGGTGAAGGCGTTACCAGCGTAAAGCCGGGAGACCACGTTATTCCGCTATACACAGCAGAATGCGGTAAGTGTGAGTTCTGCACCTCTGGCAAAACCAACCTGTGCATTGCTGTGCGCGCCACACAGGGCAAGGGCGTAATGCCCGATGGCACCAGCCGTTTTTCCTACAAAGGCCAGCCGCTTTACCACTACATGGGATGTTCCACCTTTAGTGAATACACAGTGGTTGCTGAGGTTTCCCTAGCCAAGATCAACCCCAAATCCAACCCCGAACATGTTTGCCTGCTGGGCTGTGGGGTTACCACTGGCATTGGGGCCGTACACAACACGGCCAAGGTGCAGGAAGGAGATTCCGTAGCTGTTTTTGGCTTGGGCGGCATCGGGCTGGCCGTTATTCAGGGTGCCCGCCAAGCCAAGGCCGGGCGCATTTTTGCCATTGATACCAACCCGGACAAGTTTGAGCTGGCCAAGGCTTTTGGAGCCACAGATTTTATCAACCCGAAGGATTACGAAGCCCCCATTCAGCAGGTCATTATTGAAATGACAGGTTGGGGCGTGGACCACAGCTTTGAATGTATCGGCAATGTGGAAGTTATGCGCGCGGCTTTGGAATGCGCACATCGTGGCTGGGGCCAATCTGTTGTTATTGGCGTGGCCGGCGCGGGGCAGGAAATTTCCACCCGTCCGTTCCAGTTGGTAACGGGGCGTACATGGAAAGGCACAGCGTTTGGCGGTGTTAAGGGCCGTACTCAGCTGCCCGGCATGGTGGAAGATGCCATGGCAGGCAAAATTGAGCTGGCCCCGTTTGTAACCCACACCATGCCGCTGGAAGATATCAACACAGCATTTGACCTGATGCACGAGGGCAAATCTATTCGGAGTGTTATCCACTACACTCCGTAA
- a CDS encoding zinc ribbon domain-containing protein YjdM: MKCPSCGSEYPYHDGNLWVCPECAHEWNEETQADTAGAEDSSVVLDANGNQLADGDTVTVLKDLKIKGSSQAVKGGTKVKNIRLVDASDGHNIACKIAGFGAMNLKSEFVKKS, translated from the coding sequence ATGAAGTGCCCTTCTTGTGGTTCCGAGTATCCCTATCATGATGGAAATTTGTGGGTTTGCCCGGAATGTGCCCATGAATGGAATGAAGAAACCCAAGCGGATACTGCCGGAGCGGAAGATTCATCTGTTGTGCTGGATGCCAACGGAAACCAGCTTGCAGATGGTGATACGGTAACGGTTTTGAAAGACCTGAAAATTAAAGGGTCTTCTCAGGCTGTTAAAGGCGGCACCAAGGTGAAGAACATTCGGCTGGTGGATGCGAGCGATGGCCACAACATTGCCTGTAAAATTGCTGGCTTTGGCGCGATGAACCTGAAATCAGAATTTGTGAAAAAATCCTGA
- a CDS encoding aromatic amino acid transport family protein has protein sequence MQPPDTRTSNAGADALSPQQWKEATRFDGTDIGWIVISIGMAIGAGIVFLPVQVGLMGVWVFLLSAVVGYPGMYLFQRLFINTLASARVSQTYPDMISSYLGRGWGTLLGALYFVMLVIWMFVYATAITRDSASYLHSFGITQHLLSNYAWYPLILLTVLVGLASRGEKLLFRMSSFMVITKLLIVAAMGVFMIPRWNTANLGALPPVGTLITKAVITLPFTLTSILFIQTLSPMVISYRAREKSPEVARYKALRAMNIAFAILFVTVFFYAISFTLAMKPSDAIAAYQQNISALAIIAQVFPASSISLIGVILNLFAVMTAFFGVYLGFREASVGIFSSMLGHWVKPGHLHRNWVQYGVMGFAILLSWGAVVANLPVLSFTTFSSPIFGIIGCLLPVWLVIKTPDLRKYRKPSLIFITLIGILLCISPFLAWM, from the coding sequence ATGCAGCCTCCAGATACGCGCACATCAAACGCCGGAGCCGATGCGCTTTCCCCACAGCAATGGAAAGAAGCTACACGGTTTGATGGCACTGATATCGGCTGGATTGTCATAAGCATTGGCATGGCCATTGGTGCGGGCATTGTGTTTTTGCCCGTGCAGGTGGGGCTGATGGGCGTATGGGTTTTTCTGCTATCAGCCGTGGTTGGATACCCGGGTATGTATCTGTTTCAGCGGTTGTTTATCAACACCTTGGCTTCTGCGCGCGTAAGCCAGACCTACCCGGATATGATCTCCAGCTATCTGGGCCGGGGTTGGGGCACTTTGTTGGGTGCACTGTATTTTGTCATGCTGGTTATATGGATGTTTGTATATGCCACCGCCATTACGCGCGATAGTGCATCTTACCTGCACAGCTTTGGCATAACACAGCATCTGCTTTCCAATTATGCGTGGTACCCGCTTATTCTACTCACTGTTCTGGTAGGTTTGGCATCTCGCGGGGAAAAGCTGCTGTTCCGCATGTCTTCCTTTATGGTCATCACTAAACTGCTGATTGTGGCGGCCATGGGTGTTTTCATGATCCCGCGCTGGAACACCGCTAATCTTGGTGCATTACCGCCTGTTGGCACGCTGATAACAAAAGCGGTTATCACACTGCCTTTTACACTTACGTCTATTTTGTTTATTCAAACCCTCAGCCCTATGGTCATTTCCTACCGGGCGCGGGAAAAATCTCCTGAAGTGGCGCGTTACAAGGCCTTGCGGGCCATGAATATTGCTTTTGCAATCCTGTTTGTAACGGTCTTTTTCTACGCAATTTCCTTTACTCTGGCCATGAAGCCGAGTGATGCCATTGCTGCGTACCAGCAGAATATCTCTGCCTTGGCCATTATCGCACAGGTGTTTCCGGCAAGTTCCATTAGCCTGATTGGCGTTATCCTAAATCTTTTTGCCGTTATGACAGCATTTTTTGGGGTGTACCTTGGCTTTCGGGAAGCCAGTGTAGGTATTTTCAGTTCCATGCTTGGGCACTGGGTTAAACCCGGACATCTGCACCGCAACTGGGTTCAATACGGCGTTATGGGGTTTGCCATTCTGCTCTCATGGGGGGCGGTGGTTGCCAATTTGCCGGTATTGTCTTTTACAACCTTCAGCAGCCCAATTTTTGGTATTATTGGCTGCCTGTTACCCGTTTGGCTGGTAATAAAAACACCTGATCTGCGCAAATATCGCAAACCCAGCCTGATATTTATTACCCTGATAGGCATTCTGCTGTGCATCTCACCCTTTTTGGCGTGGATGTAA
- a CDS encoding ketopantoate reductase family protein, which yields MHTQPVSAPKTIALIGAGAVGLCLAAAFVRAGWQVVVYGARVRFSQIEETEGANTHTYPIRHAATPADIGLCDAAILAVKSYQTQDVSACLRAFNRASATILVAQNGLGQEERVAAYAPQAHILPAIVYFNAQRSAPGKVTLKRIGAQDLCVPEGAAAQYFADVLQTGNMRVGITADITTALWLKLLANITANPITTLTGRRTGVMRDPAIQATARQIMAEAVKVGQAEGAKLTAQHVEDILLWLQTIPAESITSMLQDRLAGRELEYKALTGYVVKAAEKHGIDVPLNHLILSLLSSIHPADS from the coding sequence ATGCACACACAGCCTGTTTCAGCCCCCAAGACTATTGCCCTTATTGGGGCTGGAGCCGTTGGGCTTTGCCTGGCGGCCGCTTTTGTTCGGGCCGGATGGCAGGTTGTGGTGTATGGAGCGCGGGTGCGGTTTTCTCAAATTGAAGAAACCGAAGGGGCAAACACGCATACATACCCTATCCGACATGCAGCCACACCGGCAGATATTGGCCTTTGCGATGCCGCTATTCTGGCAGTGAAGTCTTATCAAACCCAAGATGTATCCGCTTGCTTGCGCGCATTTAATCGGGCCAGCGCTACTATTCTTGTTGCACAAAACGGGCTTGGGCAGGAAGAGCGCGTAGCAGCCTATGCGCCACAGGCCCACATTCTGCCGGCTATTGTTTACTTTAACGCGCAACGTTCAGCCCCAGGCAAGGTCACGTTAAAACGTATTGGTGCGCAGGATTTATGCGTGCCAGAAGGTGCGGCTGCACAATATTTTGCGGACGTTCTGCAAACAGGAAATATGCGGGTTGGGATAACAGCAGATATCACGACTGCGTTGTGGTTGAAATTGCTGGCAAATATTACGGCCAATCCTATAACCACGCTGACTGGCCGCCGCACAGGGGTCATGCGAGATCCTGCCATTCAGGCGACAGCCCGACAGATTATGGCCGAAGCCGTAAAGGTTGGGCAAGCCGAAGGCGCAAAACTGACTGCACAGCATGTAGAGGATATTCTGTTATGGCTGCAAACCATACCGGCAGAGAGTATCACATCCATGTTGCAGGATCGGCTGGCCGGACGAGAGTTGGAGTATAAAGCTTTAACCGGTTACGTTGTAAAAGCGGCAGAAAAACATGGAATTGATGTTCCACTGAACCATCTGATTTTATCTCTGTTATCTTCTATCCACCCCGCAGATTCCTGA
- a CDS encoding amidohydrolase family protein — protein MNDLVIRNASGILTGLKGPQERRKGDIRIRAGRIVSIGHVPEQAGDTVLDAKGGVITPGLVSTHHHLFQSMLKGIPTAINAPLEKWLRLVPNTYWRYLDEDTLQTAAQVGMVELLLSGCTTVVDHHYLFARSYQYDPAAVLFETAEKLGMRLVLARGGTTRTRKFDTDEIVPAPTETLDEMLKRVSDLVSRYHDPAPDSSRRIAIAPNTPTWGVTPDELRALAEGARSMGIGLHTHLSETENYVKYCNEVYGMRPVQFVGEHGWLGPDVWFAHLVHLDASEIALLAQTQTGMAHCPQSNGRLGSGIAPAPALEQAGGRVSLAVDGAASNEACDMGAEMHTAWLLHRFVHGAGAIRCEDVVRWSSHEGARILGLPDIGTVAEGMVADLVVHDINHPRHAGLADPLIAPVASGAACVRHVLKAGKPVVYDGMVKGVDVPELMQHSRQVVKRLAQAVSA, from the coding sequence ATGAATGATCTGGTTATTCGCAATGCATCCGGCATTCTTACAGGCCTGAAAGGCCCGCAGGAACGGCGTAAGGGAGATATCCGCATACGGGCAGGGCGTATTGTCAGCATTGGGCATGTTCCCGAACAAGCGGGCGATACAGTTCTGGATGCAAAAGGTGGCGTGATTACACCGGGCTTGGTTTCTACCCACCACCATCTTTTTCAGAGCATGTTGAAGGGTATCCCTACCGCCATTAACGCGCCGCTTGAAAAATGGCTGCGTTTGGTCCCCAACACATATTGGCGCTATTTGGATGAAGACACACTGCAAACGGCCGCCCAGGTTGGTATGGTGGAACTTCTTCTCTCCGGCTGCACAACGGTAGTGGATCATCACTATCTATTCGCCCGCAGCTATCAGTATGATCCTGCCGCTGTGCTGTTTGAAACAGCAGAAAAGCTGGGCATGCGGCTGGTTCTGGCCCGCGGTGGCACCACACGAACCCGTAAGTTTGATACGGATGAAATTGTTCCAGCCCCCACAGAAACGCTGGATGAAATGCTCAAACGGGTGAGTGATCTGGTCAGCCGTTACCATGATCCGGCGCCAGATAGCAGCAGACGCATTGCCATAGCGCCCAACACCCCCACATGGGGCGTAACGCCGGATGAACTGCGTGCCCTTGCTGAAGGCGCACGTAGCATGGGCATTGGCCTGCACACGCATCTTTCAGAAACAGAAAATTACGTAAAATACTGCAATGAGGTGTACGGCATGCGCCCCGTTCAGTTTGTGGGGGAGCATGGCTGGCTGGGGCCAGATGTCTGGTTTGCCCATTTGGTGCACCTTGATGCCAGCGAAATAGCACTTCTGGCCCAAACCCAAACAGGCATGGCCCATTGCCCGCAAAGCAACGGGCGGCTGGGGTCTGGCATTGCACCTGCACCAGCGTTGGAACAGGCAGGTGGGCGTGTTTCTCTGGCGGTTGATGGTGCGGCCTCAAACGAGGCCTGCGATATGGGCGCAGAAATGCACACAGCATGGCTTTTGCACCGCTTTGTGCATGGCGCGGGTGCTATTCGTTGTGAAGATGTTGTGCGTTGGAGTTCGCACGAAGGTGCGCGTATTCTAGGGCTACCAGATATAGGAACCGTAGCGGAAGGTATGGTGGCGGATCTGGTTGTGCATGATATCAACCATCCACGTCATGCCGGGTTGGCGGATCCGCTGATTGCACCCGTAGCCTCTGGTGCTGCCTGCGTTCGCCACGTGCTCAAAGCGGGTAAGCCTGTTGTGTATGATGGCATGGTGAAAGGTGTTGATGTGCCAGAGCTCATGCAGCATTCGCGCCAAGTTGTAAAACGTCTGGCGCAAGCTGTATCTGCGTAA
- a CDS encoding ABC transporter substrate-binding protein, whose product MPVQEFEMSLTRRTLLSAAAASSVAAFTPFKRAQAATPVRLLLSWFAQAEVGGFYQALAKGFYAQEGLDVQIDMGGPQVNTMQILAAGRADFVTGYDFQTLRGIQGGMPLLTVMSSFQHDLQGLMTHDNITDLAQLRNHPILISSPAHASYWGWLCKKFGYSPAQAKPYTFNLQPFFLDPEMAVQAYASSEPYEAQQRNVPVKFFPFADLGYPPYGTPVLTTHEFADKNDATTQAFVHASLLGWQDYMRDPEPGNTLIRKANPRMTEGQIMFGHSAMAKANVVEGGDTKTLGLGCMTEARWQATYQFMVDNDLLDKTVNWQSAFTTKFTDRAKVMPA is encoded by the coding sequence ATGCCAGTGCAGGAATTCGAGATGTCTCTTACACGTCGAACATTGCTTTCAGCTGCTGCGGCATCGTCTGTTGCGGCATTTACGCCGTTTAAACGTGCACAGGCCGCAACGCCGGTCAGGCTGCTACTATCATGGTTTGCACAGGCAGAAGTAGGCGGGTTTTATCAGGCTCTAGCTAAAGGATTTTACGCGCAGGAAGGGCTGGATGTACAGATAGATATGGGCGGCCCGCAGGTAAACACCATGCAGATACTGGCGGCTGGCCGTGCAGATTTTGTAACGGGTTATGATTTTCAAACCCTGCGCGGCATACAGGGCGGCATGCCGTTACTTACTGTCATGTCCTCTTTCCAGCATGATCTGCAAGGGTTGATGACGCACGATAACATTACAGATCTGGCCCAGTTACGTAATCATCCCATTCTTATTTCCAGCCCGGCCCACGCATCCTATTGGGGGTGGTTGTGCAAGAAGTTTGGTTACAGCCCAGCACAGGCAAAACCCTATACTTTTAACCTGCAACCATTTTTTCTGGACCCGGAAATGGCGGTGCAAGCCTATGCCTCCTCGGAACCCTACGAGGCCCAGCAGCGCAATGTGCCTGTAAAGTTTTTTCCATTTGCAGATCTGGGCTATCCACCATACGGCACACCAGTGCTGACCACGCATGAATTTGCAGACAAAAATGATGCCACCACGCAAGCCTTCGTGCATGCATCTCTATTAGGGTGGCAGGATTACATGCGTGACCCAGAGCCCGGCAATACCCTGATACGCAAAGCCAACCCACGCATGACAGAAGGCCAGATTATGTTTGGCCATAGTGCCATGGCCAAAGCCAACGTGGTGGAAGGCGGAGATACAAAAACATTAGGCCTAGGCTGTATGACAGAAGCCCGCTGGCAGGCAACATATCAATTCATGGTGGATAATGATCTGCTGGATAAAACCGTAAACTGGCAATCCGCCTTTACAACCAAATTTACAGACCGCGCCAAGGTGATGCCCGCATGA
- a CDS encoding DUF2165 family protein yields MQECYMPRLSAFSSPVAISRLAKTIMVGALGAFGLIVALNNVTDYNSNFQFVRHVLSMDTTFRGNSLMWRAISQPVLWHLFYGLIILGEAVTGLLFAIAAYQMSARLWAPEDAFKAAKKFVPAATVLGFLIWFFGFSVVGAEWFLMWQSQTWNGQQPAFRFFITMLAVCIYVQQPE; encoded by the coding sequence ATGCAGGAATGTTATATGCCGCGTCTCTCTGCTTTTTCTTCCCCAGTTGCTATTTCTCGGCTGGCTAAAACCATCATGGTGGGAGCATTGGGTGCGTTTGGCCTGATTGTCGCGCTGAATAACGTTACTGATTACAACTCGAACTTTCAGTTTGTGCGCCATGTTCTTAGCATGGATACAACATTCCGCGGCAACAGCCTGATGTGGCGCGCCATATCCCAACCTGTTCTGTGGCACCTGTTTTACGGCCTGATTATTTTGGGGGAAGCCGTAACCGGTCTGCTTTTTGCCATTGCAGCTTATCAGATGAGCGCGCGCCTTTGGGCCCCGGAAGATGCCTTTAAAGCCGCAAAAAAGTTTGTGCCAGCAGCCACGGTTTTGGGGTTTCTGATCTGGTTTTTTGGTTTTTCTGTTGTGGGGGCCGAGTGGTTTCTTATGTGGCAATCACAGACATGGAACGGCCAGCAACCTGCATTCCGCTTTTTTATAACCATGCTGGCTGTGTGCATTTACGTGCAGCAGCCCGAATAA
- a CDS encoding ABC transporter ATP-binding protein, producing MQETVISIQSAEKTFPNGVQGLAPITLDIHPKERIGLIGPSGCGKSTLLKLIANLHQPSSGHLTWWNKGFAEVGKENRRLSFVFQEPTLMPWSTVRKNVRLPLDLEGISPDVSAPRVQQALEIVGLAHAAERFPAQLSGGMKMRVSIARALVTRPNLLLMDEPFGALDELTRNRLDEDMATLCAKDDLTLLFVTHSLYEAAFLSTRVMVMAAHPGRIFAEYEIDPSIPRNEEFRLSDTFATICQDLSKLLIEASHSSLLAEVA from the coding sequence ATGCAAGAAACCGTTATCAGCATTCAATCTGCTGAAAAAACCTTTCCAAACGGTGTTCAGGGGTTGGCACCTATTACCTTGGATATTCACCCCAAGGAACGTATTGGCCTAATTGGCCCTTCTGGTTGCGGCAAAAGCACATTGCTGAAGCTGATTGCCAACTTACACCAACCCTCTTCCGGGCATTTGACGTGGTGGAACAAAGGGTTTGCAGAAGTTGGTAAGGAAAATCGCCGCCTGTCCTTTGTGTTTCAGGAACCCACGCTTATGCCGTGGAGCACGGTGCGCAAAAACGTACGTTTGCCGTTAGATCTGGAAGGGATTTCTCCTGATGTATCAGCGCCACGCGTGCAGCAGGCGCTGGAAATTGTAGGCTTGGCCCATGCGGCAGAGCGCTTTCCCGCCCAGCTTTCAGGCGGGATGAAGATGCGTGTTTCCATTGCGCGGGCATTGGTCACGCGCCCTAACCTGCTGTTAATGGATGAACCCTTTGGCGCTTTGGATGAATTAACGCGCAACCGGCTGGATGAGGACATGGCCACGCTATGCGCCAAGGATGACCTTACCCTGTTGTTTGTAACGCATTCTTTGTATGAGGCGGCTTTTCTTTCCACCCGCGTGATGGTTATGGCGGCACATCCGGGCCGGATATTTGCCGAATATGAAATTGACCCAAGCATTCCCAGAAATGAGGAATTTCGCCTCAGCGATACATTTGCCACGATATGCCAGGACCTGAGCAAACTGCTTATTGAGGCATCTCACTCTTCCCTTCTTGCAGAGGTGGCCTAA
- a CDS encoding ABC transporter permease, which yields MPARLISIFAPLAVGILFLLLWQGVCYFWHIPPYLMPAPSDIARSLFSNIDTLCHALYSTLTVTLAALCVSVVLGVLVAFVLVQHPLIERSLMPYVVLMQVTPVVALAPLIIILVKTTLLALVICATLIAIFPIISNTLQGLKSVDPGLEAFFRMHKASRLKTLLRLQIPSALPMFMAGLQISSGLALVGAVVAEFVAGTGGNSAGLAYEILQAGFQMDIPRMFAALFMITLTGLALYMATSSIRKLVLHNRVQH from the coding sequence ATGCCTGCCCGCCTGATATCCATTTTTGCCCCCCTTGCTGTTGGCATTCTGTTTTTGCTGTTGTGGCAGGGTGTTTGTTATTTCTGGCATATTCCGCCTTATCTTATGCCGGCACCATCTGATATTGCGCGTTCTTTGTTCAGCAATATCGATACGCTCTGCCACGCGCTTTACAGTACGCTTACCGTTACATTGGCAGCACTCTGTGTTTCCGTAGTTCTGGGTGTTCTGGTTGCTTTTGTGCTGGTGCAGCATCCGCTTATTGAACGCAGCCTGATGCCTTATGTGGTGCTCATGCAGGTTACACCTGTGGTGGCTCTTGCCCCATTGATTATTATTTTAGTAAAAACAACACTGTTGGCACTTGTTATCTGCGCCACGCTGATTGCTATTTTCCCTATTATTTCCAATACGTTGCAAGGTCTTAAAAGTGTTGATCCGGGGTTGGAAGCGTTTTTCCGTATGCACAAGGCCTCACGCCTGAAAACACTTTTGCGCCTGCAAATACCCAGTGCTCTGCCCATGTTTATGGCGGGCTTGCAAATTTCCAGCGGCTTGGCCCTTGTGGGCGCTGTGGTGGCCGAGTTTGTGGCTGGCACGGGTGGCAACAGTGCCGGTTTGGCTTACGAGATTTTGCAGGCTGGATTCCAGATGGATATTCCACGCATGTTTGCTGCGTTGTTCATGATTACCCTTACCGGCCTTGCCCTTTATATGGCCACAAGCAGTATCAGAAAGCTTGTTTTGCATAACCGTGTTCAGCACTAG